A single Xiphias gladius isolate SHS-SW01 ecotype Sanya breed wild chromosome 22, ASM1685928v1, whole genome shotgun sequence DNA region contains:
- the LOC120783626 gene encoding CCN family member 3-like: protein MKMYNLLARALFVFFFTAQLFTVVRSQACPRRCQCPKEPPMCLPGVPLILDDCACCLVCARQKGQACSEMNPCDTRKGLQCDYTADIHKRTGICAAHEGDVCVLDGSVYQNGQTFFPSCKYQCMCRDGQIACVPRCNVDVMLPGPDCPMPRRVQLPGDCCETWVCEPQAEASALGGFAMAAYRQEETVSFDSWDPSLNCIEQTTEWGACSRTCGMGVSTRVTNKNRRCEMMKQSRLCMVRPCDDLQDQTQLTQLAPKRGSKCQRMIRSDKAVHLSYKNCTSAQAYKPRYCGSCTDGRCCTPHRTKTALVEFQCANGKTTKRPVMVILTCACHSHCPRDNAVWQPSELGYSGMRL, encoded by the exons ATGAAGATGTATAATCTTTTGGCGAGAGctctatttgtctttttttttacagcacag TTGTTTACAGTAGTCCGGTCCCAGGCGTGTCCACGGAGATGCCAGTGCCCTAAGGAGCCCCCCATGTGTCTCCCTGGGGTGCCCCTGATCCTGGACGACTGTGCCTGCTGCCTGGTGTGTGCCCGTCAGAAAGGACAGGCCTGCTCTGAAATGAACCCCTGTGACACACGTAAAGGGCTGCAGTGTGACTACACAGCTGACATCCACAAGAGGACTGGTATCTGTGCAG CTCATGagggagatgtgtgtgttttggacgGTTCTGTCTACCAGAACGGCCAGACCTTCTTCCCCAGCTGCAAGTACCAGTGTATGTGTCGTGACGGACAGATCGCCTGCGTGCCGCGCTGCAACGTGGATGTGATGCTGCCTGGGCCAGACTGCCCAATGCCACGGAGGGTCCAGTTACCCGGAGACTGCTGCGAGACGTGGGTGTGTGAGCCCCAGGCTGAGGCCAGTGCACTGGGCGGCTTTGCCATGGCGG CCTATCGTCAGGAAGAGACAGTGAGCTTTGACAGTTGGGACCCCAGCCTGAACTGCATTGAGCAGACCACAGAGTGGGGCGCCTGCTCTCGAACCTGTGGCATGGGGGTCTCCACCAGAGTAACCAACAAGAACCGTCGTTGTGAGATGATGAAGCAGAGCCGGCTGTGTATGGTGAGACCCTGTGATGACCTGCAGGATCAGACGCAGCTGACACAGCTTGCACCAAAG AGAGGCAGTAAGTGCCAGAGGATGATAAGGAGCGACAAAGCCGTCCACCTCTCCTATAAGAACTGCACCAGTGCCCAGGCCTACAAGCCTCGTTATTGTGGCTCCTGCACAGATGGCCGTTGCTGTACCCCCCACAGAACCAAGACTGCCCTGGTGGAGTTCCAGTGTGCCAACGGCAAAACCACCAAGAGGCCGGTCATGGTGATCCTGACCTGTGCTTGCCACAGCCACTGCCCCCGTGACAATGCTGTGTGGCAGCCATCAGAGCTGGGATACAGTGGTATGAGGTTATAG
- the LOC120784668 gene encoding E3 ubiquitin-protein ligase TRIM21-like, producing the protein MASANSFLSEDQFLCSICLDVFTEPVSIPCGHNFCKACITKHWAGKDQCQCPLCNEKFNKGLKIRVNTGFREVVENFKKHRVIAKNDVLVKPGQVPCDCCIGKKFKASKTCLVCLASYCETHLEPHQRVAALKRHTLTDPVQNLENNVCKNHNRILELFCRNDLTRVCVLCTEHSAHDTVPLEDEYEEKKVQLEQKKVELQEMIQERKKKVQEIKEVADDKMKDKDEAIANSVQVFGTLVVSIERTLAGLVSVIEEKQRAAERQAEVLVKELEREITELQRRITKLEHISHTEDHLQLIKMFHSFFSSSSSQTKNWSDISISGQHCVEEVKSAMVKLQVTLTKEMERASQEFSVCCGKILSEETDIVKKTVQPVTNLETLPEGVKLDTIRRQYAVDMTFDPCTANDLLLFSEDFKQVQTSHIWWIANEGPHKFNRYAYVLGKKGFSEGRFYYEVQAKRKTGWDLGVVRESMRGKRTFTPSPRNGVWIIRLRNNTKCTALNNVSVKLSLMKKPEKVGVFVDYEKRLVSFYDVDTATLIYSFTGCMFNEKIYPFFSPGPSEDGINCAPLVLSPAKNSTTWEKCSEFLGLIITLIFLVLISIS; encoded by the coding sequence ATGGCCTCAGCCAATAGCTTCTTGTCTGAAGATCAGTTCCTGTGCTCCATCTGTCTGGATGTCTTCACCGAGCCCGTCTCAATTCCATGTGGACACAACTTCTGCAAGGCCTGTATCACCAAGCACTGGGCTGGCAAAGACCAGTGTCAGTGTCCACTGTGCAACGAGAAGTTCAACAAAGGACTCAAAATCCGTGTCAACACTGGATTCAGGGAGGTTGTGGAGAATTTCAAGAAACATCGCGTCATAGCTAAAAATGATGTCCTAGTCAAACCAGGCCAGGTGCCATGTGACTGCTGCATTGGGAAAAAGTTCAAAGCGTCCAAAACTTGTTTGGTGTGTTTGGCCTCCTACTGCGAAACACACTTAGAGCCTCATCAGAGAGTTGCTGCCTTAAAGAGGCACACACTGACTGATCCTGTGCAGAACCTGGAGAACAATGTATGCAAGAACCATAACAGGATTTTAGAGCTCTTCTGCAGGAATGACCTGACTCGTGTTTGTGTCCTGTGTACAGAACATAGTGCTCATGATACAGTCCCTTTAGAGGACGAGTATGAAGAGAAGAAGGTTCAGTTGGAGCAGAAAAAGGTGGAATTACAGGAGATGATACAAGAGCGAAAAAAGAAGGTTCAGGAGATAAAAGAAGTAGCAGACGACAAGATGAAAGACAAAGATGAAGCAATAGCAAATAGTGTTCAGGTCTTCGGTACTTTGGTAGTCTCGATTGAAAGAACCCTTGCTGGGCTGGTGAGCGTGattgaagagaaacagagagcagcagaaagaCAGGCTGAGGTGCTGGTCAAAGAGCTGGAGAGGGAAATCACTGAGCTCCAGAGGAGAATCACTAAGCTGGAGCACATCTCACACACTGAAGACCACCTCCAGCTCATCAAGATGTTCcactccttcttctcctcctcctcctcacaaaCCAAGAACTGGTCTGACATCAGTATCAGTGGTCAGCACTGtgtggaggaggtgaagagcGCTATGGTGAAGCTGCAGGTGACACTCACCAAAGAGATGGAGCGAGCTAGTCAAGAATTCAGTGTGTGCTGTGGTAAAATCCTTTCCGAAGAAACTGACATAGTGAAAAAAACGGTACAACCAGTCACAAATCTAGAGACCCTGCCTGAGGGCGTCAAGTTGGATACAATCCGAAGGCAGTATGCAGTGGACATGACATTTGACCCATGCACTGCAAATGATCTGCTCCTATTTTCAGAGGATTTTAAACAAGTGCAAACTTCTCACATTTGGTGGATTGCAAATGAAGGCCCGCACAAATTCAACAGATATGCCTACGTCCTTGGAAAAAAGGGCTTTTCTGAAGGGAGATTCTACTATGAGGTTCAGGCCAAAAGGAAGACTGGCTGGGATTTAGGAGTAGTCAGAGAGTCGATGCGTGGGAAGAGGACTTTCACGCCAAGCCCCAGGAATGGAGTCTGGATCATTAGATTGAGGAACAACACCAAATGCACAGCTTTAAATAATGTTTCTGTCAAGCTCTCCTTGATGAAGAAACCTGAGAAGGTTGGGGTGTTTGTAGATTATGAGAAAAGACTGGTGTCCTTTTATGATGTGGACACTGCAACTCTGATCTACTCTTTTACTGGCTGCATGTTCAATGAGAAAATCTACCCATTCTTTAGCCCCGGCCCTTCTGAGGATGGTATAAACTGTGCCCCACTAGTCCTCTCACCTGCTAAAAACTCAACCACATGGGAAAAATGTTCAGAGTTTTTAGGCCTGATCATTACTctcatttttctggttttgattTCCATAAGTTAA